The stretch of DNA AGTTTCCTTTTAGTTACCGACACTTTTTAAGGAATCATTTCTTAGAGTGTGGTTGTTGAGTCATTTAAACTGTACGAATGGACATTATACGTGGAATAAAAATAGCCATCGATTTGATGGCTATTTTCGGCATTTCCAATTCCAAGTAATAAACTTAACCGTAACAACTATTACGTGGTTATCGTAAAAATTTCACCAATTTATTTTACAACATGCTCCAGTACACTTTCTCTTCTTAACATTTCCTTCACCAACTGATCAATTCTCTCAATCTCAGCAGAAGAATTCTTCCACCAGTTGCGGCTCCAGATTCTTTCGATTGTCCAGCCCCTGCTCTCAAGGAACCTTTGACGATAGACGTCTCTTTCCTTGGCATTTGCTGAACTATGATACATGGCTCCATCACATTCGATGCCCAAAATATATCTTGATGTATCATGAGGATGAACAATGGCCATGTCGATTCGGTATCCTGACATCCCTACTTGTGTAGTGACCTCATATCCCAGGGCTCTTAGTTGGTGATATACTTGCTCTTCAAACGGAGAATCAAAATGCAATTCTTTTTCCTGAACATGTGTATTTACATTTTCATTTATTTCTTGTACCACAGCGTTAATCTGGTCAACTTGTGAATTTGATACAGCCCTGACATATTTTAAATAGGCTTTTAGTAATTTCGGTCCCATTTGAGAAGTGTTAGCAACATTCAACTCCTCTGGTTCAATACTGGAAACAACAGTAATGCCTTCTTTTGCCCGAGTGACAGCAACATTGAGACGGTTTTCTCCGCCTTTTTGATTTAACATGCCGAAGCGGTTATAAACTTTACCTTCTTCATTTTTTGCATACGTAATGGAAAAGAGAATAATGTCTCTCTCATCGCCTTGCACATTTTCAATATGCTTAACGAAGACCCGTTCATCAAGATCTCTTGTTAACATTTGATTATAAACAGTGCTGAAGCTAAAAATGCAGTGGAATATCTTGACTCGTTAGATTACGAAAATCTAACTGGATTTAATAAGAAGAAAAAGGAGATAAGATTAATTCTCTTAAATTAGAATGCATCCCTTTTTAAATAAAGTCATAGCTATAAATTTATTATAGATTACTTTTAGCCTTATTTTTGAAGCAATGGATCCATGTTGTACCTCCTTGAATATAAGCA from Neobacillus sp. CF12 encodes:
- a CDS encoding AAA domain-containing protein, giving the protein MLTRDLDERVFVKHIENVQGDERDIILFSITYAKNEEGKVYNRFGMLNQKGGENRLNVAVTRAKEGITVVSSIEPEELNVANTSQMGPKLLKAYLKYVRAVSNSQVDQINAVVQEINENVNTHVQEKELHFDSPFEEQVYHQLRALGYEVTTQVGMSGYRIDMAIVHPHDTSRYILGIECDGAMYHSSANAKERDVYRQRFLESRGWTIERIWSRNWWKNSSAEIERIDQLVKEMLRRESVLEHVVK